One genomic segment of Panicum virgatum strain AP13 chromosome 2N, P.virgatum_v5, whole genome shotgun sequence includes these proteins:
- the LOC120660884 gene encoding probable LRR receptor-like serine/threonine-protein kinase At1g67720: protein MIPFSLLAGALVLLAGAADAALSGYQISCGATSEQVAGNVTWVPDAPFVHGGKAAELGSPGVMMPMLASLRYFPDASAGKHCYVVPAERHARYLVRTTYYYGGFDGGRAPPVFDQAIDGTRWSAVDTAAAYARGLATYYEAVVEAAGKELSVCLARSRDTAPGRSPFISALEVVPLEGSVYSAVNFTAYALSTVARHSFGRAGSVLGYPGDRFNRYWEPYGDGSISVVESQASVATEAFWNKPPEAVFRQGLTASRGKSLDLQWPPAPLPAASYYLALYFQDNREPSALSWRVFDVAVNGQLFFAGLNVSTAGSMVYGAAWPLARQTRITLTPAPDSPVGPVINAAELMMVVPLGGRTHPRDVIGMESLGRGFLNPPSDWRGDPCLPKGTSWTGVTCNEDPLARVTAINLTNHRVGGSISDHIANLTAISSIWLVGNNLTGPIPDMSPLHHLVSLHLEDNGLTGPLPESLGSLTRLKELSVQKNNLQGTIPRSIRNRAIGDISFRFEYTPGNNLS, encoded by the exons ATgatccccttctccctcctcgccggcgccctcgtcctcctcgccggcgccgccgacgctgcCCTGTCCG GGTACCAGATAAGCTGCGGCGCGACGTCGGAGCAGGTCGCCGGGAACGTCACATGGGTCCCCGACGCGCCGTTCGTCCACGGCGGCAAGGCCGCGGAGCTCGGCTCCCCGGGCGTGATGATGCCGATGCTCGCCTCCCTCCGGTACTTCCCGGACGCGTCCGCCGGGAAGCACTGCTACGTGGTCCCCGCGGAGCGGCACGCCAGGTACCTGGTCCGCACGACCTACTACTACGGCGGGTTCGACGGCGGCCGGGCCCCGCCGGTGTTCGACCAGGCCATCGACGGCACGCGGTGGAGCGCGGTGGACACGGCGGCCGCCTACGCCAGGGGCCTCGCCACGTACTACGAGGCCGTCGTGGAGGCCGCGGGGAAGGAGCTCAGCGTCTGCCTCGCCAGGAGCCGCGACACCGCGCCCGGCCGGAGCCCCTTCATCTCCGCGCTCGAGGTGGTGCCGCTCGAGGGCTCCGTCTACAGCGCCGTCAACTTCACCGCCTACGCGCTCAGCACCGTCGCGCGCCACAGCTTCGGCCGCGCTGGCTCTGTCCTCGG CTATCCAGGTGACCGTTTCAACCGGTACTGGGAGCCGTACGGCGACGGGAGCATCTCGGTGGTGGAGAGCCAGGCGAGCGTGGCGACGGAGGCGTTCTGGAACAAGCCCCCGGAGGCCGTGTTCCGGCAAGGATTGACGGCGAGCCGTGGCAAGAGCCTGGACCTCcagtggccgccggcgccgctccccgCCGCGAGCTACTACCTGGCGCTCTACTTCCAGGACAACCGGGAGCCGAGCGCGCTCAGCTGGAGGGTCTTCGACGTCGCGGTCAACGGCCAGCTCTTCTTCGCCGGCCTGAACGTCTCCACGGCGGGGTCCATGGTGTACGGCGCCGCTTGGCCGCTGGCCAGGCAGACGAGGATCACGCTGACTCCGGCGCCGGACTCCCCAGTCGGGCCGGTGATCAACGCGGCCGAGCTCATGATGGTGGTTCCCCTCGGAGGGAGGACGCATCCCAGAGACG TGATCGGCATGGAGTCGCTGGGCAGAGGATTTCTGAACCCGCCGTCAGACTGGAGAGGCGACCCTTGCCTCCCCAAGGGGACCTCGTGGACTGGTGTCACCTGCAACGAAGATCCACTTGCAAGAGTAACCGCAAT CAACCTCACGAATCACCGAGTTGGAGGGTCAATATCTGACCACATTGCCAACCTGACCGCAATCTCCAGCAT TTGGCTTGTGGGGAACAATCTAACAGGGCCAATTCCAGATATGAGCCCCCtacatcatctagtctcttt GCACCTGGAAGACAACGGACTGACAGGCCCGCTCCCTGAATCGCTTGGAAGCCTAACGAGACTTAAGGAACT GTCTGTGCAGAAAAATAACCTACAAGGGACAATCCCGAGAAGCATAAGGAACAGAGCGATAGGGGACATTAGCTTTAGGTTCGA GTACACACCTGGGAACAACCTTAGCTAA